A single region of the Lotus japonicus ecotype B-129 chromosome 4, LjGifu_v1.2 genome encodes:
- the LOC130712761 gene encoding uncharacterized protein LOC130712761, producing the protein MANHEVITWESFRKAFMDKYFPETAREEMENRFLSLRQGPTSVGEYAARLEALSKHFRFFQNQVDEAYLCNRFMRGLRNEIEKAVRPLGIRVYQQLVEKAREVEAMENRQRGRPGNGGSVRPGQNQPGRFNGQRPVGKFDKGKAPMRKPYQRPAAQVPNVVRGAALVSKEDVTCYKCNEKGHYANECGKEIVCWRCRKPGHVERNCPSAAKAEPVLNTARGRRPSAPGRVFAISGEQAAVTDDLIQGTCLIAGTSLMVLFDSGATHSFIAEDCVKRLGLLTADLPFDLVVTTPAADRLVTRTTCLQCPLVYEDRKFFANLVCLGLKELDVILGMDWLAQYHVLLDCANKAVVFPDPGVTDYLNSYNLGKGSPAYVNSIVAEAKHDGDVRNILVVQEYVDVFPEDVPGLPPVRETEFSIDIVPGTGPISMAPYRMAPSELVELAKQLDDLSSKGFIRPSVSPWGAPVLLSSVHLLELKLLNEEEDRAWMADTSGIRRIYVGGAELTSYDVYGGVMEVQRVHGGSIRMPYAPPRFQIPQDDGSRVSSVELDPSEEVVSKPQAPAKEQRNGWLEGSDGDPANPEGRDAKKRVEGILGAV; encoded by the exons ATGGCCAACCATGAGGTCATCACTTGGGAGTCTTTCAGAAAGGCGTTCATGGATAAGTACTTCCCGGAAACAGCAAGGGAAGAAATGGAGAACAGGTTCCTCAGCTTGAGGCAAGGACCTACCTCTGTGGGAGAGTATGCTGCACGTTTGGAAGCCCTATccaaacactttcgattcttccagaaccaggTAGATGAGGCTTACCTATGCAACAGGTTCATGCGAGGGTTGAGGAATGAGATTGAGAAGGCTGTGAGGCCTTTGGGAATCAGGGTCTACCAACAGCTAGTGGAGAAGGCCCGTGAAGTCGAGGCTATGGAAAACAGGCAGAGAGGCCGCCCAGGGAACGGAGGATCAGTACGCCCGGGACAGAATCAACCGGGAAGATTCAATGGACAGAGACCAGTGGGGAAGTTCGATAAGGGCAAGGCGCCAATGAGAAAGCCTTACCAGCGCCCAGCTGCCCAAGTGCCAAATGTTGTGAGGGGAGCAGCCCTTGTTTCAAAGGAAGATGTGACCTGCTACAAGTGCAATGAGAAaggacactatgctaatgaaTGTGGCAAGGAGATTGTATGCTGGAGATGCCGAAAACCAGGACATGTGGAGAGAAATTGCCCGAGTGCTGCTAAAGCTGAGCCAGTGCTGAATACCGCCAGAGGGAGACGACCATCTGCTCCAGGTCGTGTCTTTGCTATTTCTGGCGAACAGGCCGCTGTTACTGATGACCTTATCCAGGGTACGTGTCTTATTGCTGGGACATCACTAATGGTTTTATTTGATTCGGGTGCCACGCACTCATTCATTGCTGAGGACTGTGTGAAGAGGTTAGGGTTACTGACTGCTGACCTACCCTTCGATCTAGTGGTGACAACCCCTGCCGCCGATCGACTAGTTACACGCACGACATGCTTGCAATGTCCGTTGGTttacgaggatcggaagttcttTGCGAACCTCGTCTGTTTAGGGCTCAAAGAACTGGATGTGATcttgggaatggattggttagcGCAATATCACGTGCTCTTAGATTGTGCTAACAAGGCGGTAGTATTCCCAGATCCCGGTGTTACGGATTACTTAAACTCGTACAACTTGGGGAAGGGTTCACCGGCGTATGTGAACTCTATCGTTGCCGAAGCGAAACATGATGGTGATGTGCGCAATATCTTGGTGGTACAGGAGTATGTCGATGTGTTTCCCGAAGATGTACCCGGTTTGCCACCAGTCAGAGAGACGGAGTTCTCTATTGACATTGTGCCCGGTACTGGACCAATATCGATGGCACCTTATCGTATGGCCCCATCGGAGTTGGTAGAGTTGGCAAAGCAGTTGGATGATCTCTCctcaaagggattcattcgacctagCGTATCGCCATGGGGTGCACCTGtgctattg TCGTCAGTCCACCTTCTGGAGCTGAAACTCCTCAATGAGGAGGAAGACCGAGCCTGGATGGCCGACACGTCCGGGATTCGGAGGATTTATGTCGGCGGCGCGGAGTTGACGAGTTATGACGTGTATGGAGGGGTGATGGAGGTCCAGCGCGTACATGGAGGATCCATTCGTATGCCCTACGCACCTCCACGATTTCAGATTCCCCAGGATGATGGTTCGAGGGTCTCTTCTGTGGAGCTCGACCCATCTGAAGAAGTAGTGTCCAAGCCTCAAGCGCCGGCCAAGGAGCAGCGGAATGGGTGGCTTGAGGGTTCTGATGGAGACCCTGCCAATCCAGAAGGGAGGGACGCCAAGAAGAGAGTTGAGGGTATCCTTGGGGCGGTGTGA